The genomic interval ataaatgttaatgaatctaggcacacatatatgtctatgATTCGTTACCATATACTctatccgtttctaaatatttgacgccgttgacttttttaaatatgtttaaccgttcgttttatttaaaaaaattatgtaattattaattctttttctatcatttaatttattgttaaatatatttatatgtatacatataaaagtCTTTgaataagacagacggttaaacatgtgctaaaaaattaacagtgtcaaatatttagaaacgtaAGGAGTATATAAATgtagataatgctagaaagttttataatctgaaacggaggcaGTAGTTCGAATTGTGTCTGAtcgttcaaaagaaaaaaaaaacacccaaaaGAGCCGTAGCCGACATGTGTAAAGCTCCGGCTCGTACTACGTACGTACACGCAGCTGGTTGTATGTAACGGGCGAGACGAAGGCGATGGCCTATCTTGATCTGTCTCCGTGTACACGTGTCCTCTGAAATTTACGCTTTATAGGGTGGTTTAGCGTAAACTAATCATGCGCAATGATGCGTGCAGCTGCGCGGCCGCGTGCATCCGCTGCGCTGTGCTGCCATTTCTCTTCAGCTTAAAAAGCGAGCCCTAccatttcctctctctcttcttgtcatcctcctcatcccttcttcctccctcgtCTCACCAACAGCGAGGTGACTGAGAGAAGCTAGCTTGGGAGAATAATCCATGGCAGGCAAGGTAGGTACCTGCAAGTTAACTCCCTGATGTATATTATTATGAGTTGGTGGTTGCCTTCCTCTTGTGGATTTCTTGATTTAATTTGCTGCAAATTTGCACTGTCgtctatcgatcgatcggtttgtGCGTTCCAAATTCAGCTCTGCAATGGCGGCTCTGTGTGCCAGTAGTACTTGCCCAGTTCATCTTCTTGTTCTTCCATGGATAGATGATATACAGTAGCATACTTACAGCTGAGGCAGAGTGAAGATGTACAACTTCTCGtccaatatataattaattaaatctcTTGTGTGTTTTGTATTTCGATTCGATCGACTCATCTTGGTTGGGAATTCCGGCAGTTATCAACTTCTGATTCCACAACTAGAGTATAAGGTTCAGTTTGAAGTACTGTATGTATGACCGTGTGAGTGCTTTTTTGTCGGGACAGCTTAAAGGATAATGGCAAGTGAAGTAGAGAGCAAGCAAACcgacacttttttttctttctttctccctctGTTTGTGCTGCGCTTTAAAGATAAATTGACCAACAACCTAACTGCACATCAGGGGAATGGATATGTGTGGCTCGTGCAATGCAAATCAGCTGTAATCCTCAATCAGTTTTGAGTTAGCTATAGCTAGGATTAATGCTCACTGATGTAGTGATGTCTACTCCTCTGCTTCTATAACCTtcaaagaaagggaaaaagaaactCCTCTGCTTCTCTaaccttccaaaaaaaaaaaaaattcttctacTTATCTTAAAGAATAGTAGTACCATCATAGAACTCTATACTTTCAGACAGGTTAAAAGGGCTAATTAAATTGTATCTTAGTTAGCATTGCCTACTGTTGTTCTCTACTTCTCATTGGACATGATGGTCTAGTGTTCTTGTTACAGTGATTAATCACCCACATATGTTTGTGTCGTCATACTAACAAGTTGTATCTCTGCTTTGTTGATCTCACCTCAGATGTCTACAATTGTGATGATGGTGGATCTTGAATGTGACAGATGCTACAGGAAGATCAGAAGGGTCCTGTGCAAGCTCCAAGGTTAGTTCCCAAATTAATCACACTGTAATTTCTTGATCCATGAACTGGCCTAATTAATCACTGTGTGTATGTAGATAAGGCGAGCATCAAGGCCATCTCGTACGACGAGAAGAACAACACGGTGACGGTGGCGGGGCCGttcgacgccgacgaggtctCTGACAGGCTCTGCTCCAGCGCCGGCAAGGTCATCACCGACATTCGCGTCGTCGGTGGTGCCAAACCCAtgccaggcggcggcgccggtggcgccaAGGCGCACGCCAACAAGCCGGCCGGGAaggacggcggcgcaggcggcggcggcggcggaggaggaaagCCGGAGATGATCAAGAAGCACGTCAAGTTCGAGATGGCGGACGACAtggacgaccaccaccaccaccacgacaaCAGGAAGCCGAAGGTGGTGACGACCACcaaccacgccgccggcgccctcgcGCGGATGGAGGGCCGCCGCGCCGAGGCGCCGagcatggccatggcggcggcgatggcgccggcgccCATGCCGATGACGGTGCAGGCGACGGCCACGCCATCCATCTGGCCGGCACCGGCGccatcggcgccggcgccgctggaGTGGGGGCACAGCGCCCCGACGTACGGGGCGGGGtgggccccgccgccggcaggCGGctactacggcggcggcggcggcgggcccatGTACTacgggcagccgccgccgccgccgccgccggcgtacgGGTACGGCGGCCGGAGCCCGTACCAGCCGCCGTACTACGACGAGGAGCCGGCCGGCTGCAGCGTCATGTGACGTGACGAACCAAAACCGATGAGGCCACGAGTCTTCTTGtgtgaaaaaggaaaaaaaattatgtgtatGCATGATCGGTTCGTTTATATCATCATGTGTAAATTTGAACAAGAGAATGCTAGCTGAGTACCATGTGTGTAGAGTTACTGTGTAATGTGATGTTTTCAACTTGGTGTATTTATGATGATGAAAACAAGTATGCAATCAGGGTTTCTTTTAATTTAAAGCTGTATCAGATTTTGACTTTGTACAATGTTTTATTTAAAAGAGTGTTCTTTTGTGCTAATGAAACGGAATGCTGATTGTATGAAGTATTTGTGACAATTATTCAAGGGCACAAACCAATCGATGGActattaaaaagttaaaatggaTTTAAAGCATTATCTAGTTAATAAGAaaagattttgtaaaaattgcAAATTAATAACAAACACGCCGCCATGCCACTTTCCTAGaacaaatgaaaatttttacgGTC from Oryza glaberrima chromosome 3, OglaRS2, whole genome shotgun sequence carries:
- the LOC127765526 gene encoding uncharacterized protein LOC127765526 isoform X2; its protein translation is MSTIVMMVDLECDRCYRKIRRVLCKLQDKASIKAISYDEKNNTVTVAGPFDADEVSDRLCSSAGKVITDIRVVGGAKPMPGGGAGGAKAHANKPAGKDGGAGGGGGGGGKPEMIKKHVKFEMADDMDDHHHHHDNRKPKVVTTTNHAAGALARMEGRRAEAPSMAMAAAMAPAPMPMTVQATATPSIWPAPAPSAPAPLEWGHSAPTYGAGWAPPPAGGYYGGGGGGPMYYGQPPPPPPPAYGYGGRSPYQPPYYDEEPAGCSVM
- the LOC127765526 gene encoding uncharacterized protein LOC127765526 isoform X1 gives rise to the protein MAGKMSTIVMMVDLECDRCYRKIRRVLCKLQDKASIKAISYDEKNNTVTVAGPFDADEVSDRLCSSAGKVITDIRVVGGAKPMPGGGAGGAKAHANKPAGKDGGAGGGGGGGGKPEMIKKHVKFEMADDMDDHHHHHDNRKPKVVTTTNHAAGALARMEGRRAEAPSMAMAAAMAPAPMPMTVQATATPSIWPAPAPSAPAPLEWGHSAPTYGAGWAPPPAGGYYGGGGGGPMYYGQPPPPPPPAYGYGGRSPYQPPYYDEEPAGCSVM